From Micromonospora sp. NBC_01699, a single genomic window includes:
- a CDS encoding N-acetylmuramoyl-L-alanine amidase — MALWTDLATWRGPTVNSGDGDRNPNEASDRMVEHRGIVLHIAEGYFDGTIAWQKNPTARVSSHFVIAKDGRIAQMVDTDIRSWAQRSGNPTWLSVENEGFVPGGLTAQQIEANARLLVRAHQIYDIPLQIATSPSGRGLGHHSMGAESGVNWGHPQCPGHAIIAQKPEIVSRAQELCGSGSGSGSEPAPVPVPERRRPRWIIEP, encoded by the coding sequence ATGGCACTCTGGACCGATCTCGCCACCTGGCGTGGCCCGACCGTCAACTCCGGTGACGGTGACAGGAACCCCAATGAGGCCAGCGACCGGATGGTCGAACACCGCGGCATCGTGCTGCACATCGCCGAGGGCTACTTCGACGGCACCATCGCCTGGCAGAAGAATCCCACCGCCCGGGTCTCGTCACACTTCGTGATCGCGAAGGACGGACGGATCGCACAGATGGTGGACACCGACATCCGGTCCTGGGCCCAACGGTCCGGGAACCCCACCTGGCTCAGTGTCGAGAACGAGGGCTTCGTCCCGGGCGGACTCACCGCGCAGCAGATCGAGGCGAATGCCCGCCTTCTGGTACGCGCCCACCAGATCTACGACATCCCACTACAGATCGCTACCAGTCCGTCCGGCCGGGGCCTCGGCCACCACAGCATGGGGGCGGAGAGCGGCGTCAACTGGGGGCATCCGCAGTGCCCCGGCCACGCCATCATCGCCCAGAAGCCGGAGATCGTCTCGCGGGCGCAGGAACTGTGCGGCTCCGGCTCCGGCTCCGGCTCCGAGCCGGCGCCGGTTCCGGTACCGGAACGGCGTCGCCCCAGATGGATCATCGAACCCTAG
- a CDS encoding lytic transglycosylase domain-containing protein, with the protein MTARTRRIGMVAGVLTLALLMAGCGGDRPVADPVAAPVGATTDPSAGGTPSVPPTAPLAEGLGTGPTGSASPTPSRTGAKPKPTKPKAPPKQVPKKDIPPPPAVRPAPPGCTGPKYVGEQASRAEAKAALTAAANVTYWPGSAPEIRVPLNLVKAVAWQESGWQSNIEACDGGVGLMQVMPGTAEQVNNRFGQSYDIREYRDNAKLGANYLAWLIKYLGDLSGLGYDVKVTDCVDHVDPCMLNAVISAYNMGPGTVLVERPDGTYDLRVSNIRYTDNVRTLMTECECLGF; encoded by the coding sequence ATGACTGCACGGACGCGCCGGATCGGGATGGTCGCGGGGGTGTTGACGCTCGCGCTGTTGATGGCCGGGTGTGGTGGTGATCGGCCGGTGGCCGATCCGGTGGCGGCGCCGGTCGGGGCGACCACCGACCCGTCGGCCGGCGGTACGCCGAGCGTCCCGCCGACCGCGCCGCTCGCCGAGGGTCTGGGCACCGGCCCGACGGGCTCGGCGTCCCCGACCCCGAGCAGGACCGGCGCCAAGCCCAAGCCGACGAAGCCGAAGGCACCGCCGAAGCAGGTGCCGAAGAAGGACATCCCGCCGCCACCGGCGGTCCGACCCGCTCCGCCGGGCTGTACCGGTCCGAAGTACGTGGGTGAGCAGGCGAGCCGGGCCGAGGCCAAGGCGGCGTTGACCGCCGCCGCGAACGTGACCTACTGGCCCGGTTCGGCACCGGAGATCAGGGTGCCGCTGAACCTGGTCAAGGCGGTCGCCTGGCAGGAGAGCGGGTGGCAGTCCAACATCGAGGCGTGCGACGGCGGCGTCGGGCTGATGCAGGTGATGCCGGGTACGGCGGAGCAGGTCAACAACCGGTTCGGCCAGTCGTACGACATCCGCGAGTACCGGGACAACGCGAAACTCGGGGCCAACTACCTGGCCTGGTTGATCAAGTACTTGGGTGACCTGAGCGGGTTGGGTTACGACGTGAAGGTTACGGACTGTGTCGATCATGTCGATCCGTGCATGCTCAACGCGGTGATCTCGGCGTACAACATGGGGCCGGGGACGGTGTTGGTGGAACGGCCCGACGGGACGTACGACCTGAGGGTCTCGAACATCAGGTACACCGACAACGTGCGTACGTTGATGACCGAGTGTGAGTGCCTCGGTTTCTGA
- a CDS encoding DedA family protein: MHSVVSLLEQLPPLLVYLVAAALVGGETGFLVLGLLVPSEATLLLVGFLSFTGTLDLGTALVVMISSALVGDSVAFHSGRRHGPRIRASKWGRRIGAKRWAKADELLARRAGRAVLVARWIAYARTLVPRLAGSSGMPYRRFAPWNLAGVLSWVGGSVTVGYLAGESYETVSSYLGKATTAVLVLLVAVLAIVLGGRWLGRNPDPVRALLGRARALPPVRWLAGRYGVLFFLLAMHIGPGWTLLINLLTGLGLLFATGLGLAYLVDLVIHQSGLYVVDHAIAQWFAEQRAAGTADAAITVLNVFRGSFLIIAVALVALLVGWRSRPWQADLVSVVGTVGASLPLVLLALVADLTQPGQRTPDGAGAAVAAFPNQNAIVTAGLCTLAWLLARHGHWPVAVAAWTGAAVGVVTVGAARLYVGWSSASETATSILLGVLWTAVFMVAWATRDRAVHGAAPPKSQPTGS; this comes from the coding sequence ATGCATTCGGTGGTGAGCCTGCTTGAGCAGTTGCCGCCGCTGCTGGTCTACCTGGTCGCGGCGGCGCTGGTCGGGGGCGAGACGGGGTTCCTGGTGCTGGGGTTGCTGGTGCCCAGCGAGGCGACCCTGCTGCTGGTCGGGTTCCTGTCCTTCACCGGCACCCTGGACCTCGGCACCGCGCTGGTGGTGATGATCTCCTCGGCGCTGGTCGGCGACTCGGTGGCGTTCCACAGCGGCCGGCGACACGGGCCCCGGATCCGGGCCAGCAAGTGGGGGCGGCGGATCGGGGCGAAACGCTGGGCCAAGGCCGACGAGCTGCTCGCCCGCCGCGCGGGGCGCGCGGTGCTGGTGGCCCGGTGGATCGCGTACGCGCGGACGCTGGTGCCCCGGCTGGCGGGCAGTTCCGGGATGCCGTACCGGCGGTTCGCCCCGTGGAACCTGGCCGGGGTGCTGAGTTGGGTCGGCGGCTCGGTGACGGTCGGTTACCTGGCCGGCGAGTCGTACGAGACGGTGTCCAGCTATCTCGGCAAGGCGACCACGGCGGTGCTGGTGCTGCTGGTCGCGGTGCTGGCGATCGTGCTCGGCGGGCGGTGGCTGGGCCGCAACCCCGATCCGGTACGCGCACTGCTGGGCCGGGCCCGCGCGCTGCCGCCGGTGCGTTGGTTGGCCGGCCGCTACGGGGTGCTGTTCTTCCTGCTCGCCATGCACATCGGTCCCGGCTGGACCCTGTTGATCAACCTGCTCACCGGGCTCGGTCTGCTCTTCGCCACCGGTCTGGGGCTGGCGTACCTGGTCGACCTGGTGATCCACCAGAGCGGCCTGTACGTGGTCGACCACGCGATCGCGCAGTGGTTCGCCGAGCAGCGGGCCGCCGGTACGGCCGACGCGGCGATCACCGTACTGAACGTCTTCCGCGGTTCGTTCCTGATCATCGCGGTGGCCCTGGTCGCGCTGCTGGTCGGTTGGCGGTCCCGGCCGTGGCAGGCCGACCTGGTCAGCGTGGTCGGCACGGTCGGGGCGTCGCTGCCGTTGGTGCTGCTGGCCCTGGTCGCGGACCTGACCCAGCCGGGGCAGCGCACACCGGACGGGGCGGGTGCGGCGGTGGCGGCCTTCCCGAACCAGAACGCGATCGTCACCGCCGGCCTCTGCACGCTCGCCTGGCTGTTGGCCCGGCACGGCCACTGGCCGGTCGCGGTGGCGGCCTGGACCGGTGCGGCGGTCGGAGTGGTGACGGTCGGGGCGGCGCGGCTCTACGTGGGCTGGAGTTCGGCCAGCGAGACGGCCACGTCGATCCTGCTCGGGGTGCTCTGGACGGCGGTGTTCATGGTCGCCTGGGCCACCCGGGACCGGGCCGTACACGGCGCCGCACCACCGAAGTCTCAGCCGACCGGGTCATGA
- the typA gene encoding translational GTPase TypA, with protein MQTRADLRNVAIIAHVDHGKTTLVDAMLRQSGAFSARAEMADRVMDSMDLEREKGITILAKNTAVRYVPADGSDPVVINIIDTPGHADFGGEVERGLTMVDGVILLVDASEGPLPQTRFVLRKALKARMPIILVINKVDRSDARIKEVLDDTYELFLDLDADEEQIDFPIIYACARDGIASLTQPVDGTVPGDSTSLEPLFRTLLTTIPPPSYTEGAPMQAHVTNLDASPFLGRLALCRVREGTIRKGETVAWCRTDGTTERVRISEMLMTDGLERKPAESAGPGDIIAVAGIPNIMIGETLANLEDPRPLPLITVDEPAISMTIGTNTSPLVGRVKGAKVTARMVKDRLDKELIGNVSLRVLTTERPDAWEVQGRGELALAILVEQMRREQYELTVGKPQVVTKEIDGKTCEPVERLTIDAPEEYLGAITQLLATRKGRMEQLVNHGTGWIRMEWLVPARGLIGFRTEFLTDTRGTGILHHVFESYEPWFGELRTRNNGSLVADRAGVVTPFAMMNLQERGTLFVEPTSEVYEGMLVGENSRADDMDVNITKEKKLTNMRASSSDETEKLIPPRKLTLEQALEFCREDECVEVTPATIRLRKVILDQNTRGRATARRKHAG; from the coding sequence ATGCAGACCCGCGCCGACCTACGCAACGTCGCCATTATCGCTCACGTCGACCACGGCAAGACAACCCTGGTCGACGCCATGTTGCGGCAGTCCGGGGCGTTCAGCGCCCGGGCCGAGATGGCCGACCGGGTGATGGACTCGATGGACCTGGAGCGAGAAAAGGGCATCACCATTCTCGCCAAGAACACCGCCGTGCGTTACGTGCCGGCGGACGGCTCCGACCCGGTCGTGATCAACATCATCGACACCCCCGGCCACGCCGACTTCGGCGGCGAGGTCGAGCGCGGCCTGACCATGGTCGACGGCGTGATCCTCCTGGTCGACGCGAGCGAAGGCCCGCTGCCGCAGACCCGGTTCGTGCTCCGCAAGGCCCTCAAGGCCCGGATGCCGATCATCCTCGTGATCAACAAGGTGGACCGGTCGGACGCCCGGATCAAGGAGGTGCTCGATGACACCTACGAGCTCTTCCTCGACCTGGACGCCGACGAGGAACAGATCGACTTCCCGATCATCTACGCCTGCGCCCGCGACGGCATCGCCTCGCTGACCCAGCCCGTCGACGGCACCGTCCCCGGCGACAGCACCTCCCTGGAACCACTGTTCCGCACCCTGCTGACCACCATCCCGCCGCCGTCGTACACCGAGGGCGCCCCGATGCAGGCGCACGTCACCAACCTCGACGCCTCGCCGTTCCTCGGCCGGCTGGCCCTGTGCCGGGTCCGCGAGGGCACCATCCGCAAGGGTGAGACCGTCGCCTGGTGCCGTACCGACGGCACCACCGAACGGGTCCGGATCTCCGAGATGCTGATGACCGACGGCCTGGAGCGCAAGCCCGCCGAATCGGCCGGGCCGGGCGACATCATCGCCGTCGCCGGCATCCCGAACATCATGATCGGCGAAACGCTGGCGAACCTCGAAGACCCGCGACCGCTGCCGCTGATCACCGTCGACGAGCCGGCCATCTCGATGACCATCGGCACCAACACCTCGCCGCTGGTCGGCCGGGTCAAGGGCGCCAAGGTCACCGCCCGCATGGTCAAGGACCGGCTGGACAAGGAACTGATCGGCAACGTGTCGCTGCGGGTCCTGACGACCGAACGGCCGGACGCCTGGGAGGTGCAGGGCCGTGGCGAACTGGCGCTGGCCATCCTGGTCGAGCAGATGCGCCGCGAGCAGTACGAGCTGACCGTCGGCAAGCCGCAGGTCGTCACCAAGGAGATCGACGGCAAGACCTGCGAGCCGGTCGAACGGCTGACCATCGACGCCCCGGAGGAGTACCTCGGCGCGATCACCCAGCTCCTCGCCACCCGCAAGGGCCGGATGGAGCAACTGGTCAACCACGGCACCGGCTGGATCCGGATGGAGTGGCTGGTCCCGGCCCGCGGCCTGATCGGCTTCCGGACCGAGTTCCTCACCGACACCCGGGGCACCGGCATCCTGCACCACGTCTTCGAGTCCTACGAGCCGTGGTTCGGCGAGCTGCGTACCCGCAACAACGGCTCGCTCGTCGCCGACCGGGCCGGTGTGGTCACCCCGTTCGCGATGATGAACCTCCAGGAACGCGGCACCCTCTTCGTCGAGCCGACCAGCGAGGTCTACGAGGGCATGCTGGTCGGTGAGAACTCCCGCGCCGACGACATGGACGTCAACATCACCAAGGAGAAGAAGCTCACCAACATGCGCGCCTCCAGCAGCGACGAGACGGAGAAGCTGATTCCGCCGCGCAAGCTGACCCTGGAGCAGGCCCTGGAGTTCTGCCGCGAGGACGAGTGCGTCGAGGTGACCCCGGCGACGATCCGGCTGCGCAAGGTCATCCTCGACCAGAACACCCGCGGCCGGGCCACGGCCCGCCGCAAGCACGCCGGCTGA
- a CDS encoding serine hydrolase — protein sequence MTWDRLDRELATTAGTVSVYAGRLDAAPAYTRLPARTHYAASTMKVAVLGALYRAADTGALDPDTPVPVENDFDSAAPGAPRFRCNPGYDSDPAVWAHVGGRASLRWLAERMIVRSSNLATNLVIGHVGLPAVNAVWALAGARHSHTGRGIEDFAARDAGIDNPITAADLAAVLGTIARGTDTTGPLGTPAACTAMLRVLFDQEHRDDLAAGLPPDTRVAHKNGWVRGIRHAAGVVFPDDAPPYTVVVCTSGDPDGGGTDPDAAARRLIARVSATVWASRHDLTPGEPA from the coding sequence ATGACCTGGGACAGGCTCGACCGTGAGCTGGCCACCACGGCCGGCACGGTTTCGGTGTACGCGGGCCGGCTCGACGCCGCGCCCGCGTACACCCGCCTGCCGGCGCGCACCCACTACGCGGCCAGCACGATGAAGGTCGCCGTACTCGGCGCGCTCTACCGGGCGGCCGACACCGGCGCCCTCGACCCGGACACCCCGGTGCCGGTCGAAAACGACTTCGACTCCGCCGCTCCCGGCGCACCCCGCTTCCGGTGCAACCCCGGCTACGACAGCGACCCGGCCGTCTGGGCCCATGTCGGCGGCCGAGCCTCCCTCCGCTGGCTCGCCGAACGCATGATCGTCCGATCCAGCAACCTGGCCACCAACCTGGTCATCGGCCACGTCGGCCTGCCCGCGGTCAACGCCGTCTGGGCCCTGGCCGGCGCCCGACACAGCCACACCGGACGCGGCATCGAGGACTTCGCCGCCCGCGACGCCGGCATCGACAACCCGATCACCGCCGCCGACCTAGCCGCCGTCCTCGGCACCATCGCCCGCGGCACCGACACAACCGGCCCACTGGGCACCCCGGCGGCCTGCACCGCCATGCTCCGGGTCCTGTTCGACCAGGAACACCGGGACGACCTCGCCGCCGGACTGCCCCCCGACACCCGGGTCGCACACAAGAACGGCTGGGTACGCGGCATCCGGCACGCCGCCGGGGTGGTCTTCCCCGACGACGCGCCCCCGTACACGGTGGTGGTCTGCACCAGCGGCGACCCGGACGGCGGCGGCACCGACCCGGACGCGGCGGCCCGCCGTCTGATCGCGCGCGTCTCCGCCACGGTCTGGGCCAGCCGGCACGACCTCACCCCGGGCGAACCCGCCTGA
- a CDS encoding mandelate racemase/muconate lactonizing enzyme family protein, producing the protein MAIASVRTHRLTAPLHTPFVTALRRTTTVETLVVEIVDTDGRSGFGEAPQVWQVTGSSIAGAQACVAELLAPLLVGRNPDDLVARCTEIRRAVAGNEAALAATDTALHDLAARRLGVPLVRLLGGTTLRVPTDVTLAAGEAGALSAAATRRVAEGFTVLKIKVGADAAGDLARVRAVRAAAGPDARIRLDANQGWTPREAVRVIRGIEDAGLDVELVEQPVSRWDLDGLAWVSDRVTVPILADESVFGLRDLVAVIQRRAADLVNVKLAKCGGLGVARGLLELAAAHGIGTIVGSMMESQIGVGAAASLVAAYGTTAVSDLDAAWWLASSPVQGGIRYEDACVLLPDAPGLGVSGLR; encoded by the coding sequence ATGGCCATCGCCTCGGTCCGCACCCACCGGCTCACCGCCCCGCTGCACACCCCGTTCGTCACCGCGCTGCGCCGGACGACCACCGTCGAGACGCTGGTGGTGGAGATCGTCGACACCGACGGGCGGTCCGGTTTCGGCGAGGCGCCACAGGTCTGGCAGGTCACCGGCTCCTCGATCGCCGGGGCACAGGCATGCGTGGCCGAGCTGCTCGCCCCGCTGCTGGTCGGCCGGAACCCCGACGACCTGGTCGCCCGCTGTACCGAGATACGCCGGGCGGTCGCCGGCAACGAGGCCGCCCTCGCCGCCACCGACACCGCCCTGCACGACCTGGCCGCGCGCCGGCTCGGCGTACCCCTGGTCCGGCTGCTCGGCGGCACGACCCTGCGCGTACCCACCGACGTGACCCTCGCTGCCGGCGAGGCCGGCGCCCTCTCCGCCGCCGCCACCCGGCGGGTGGCCGAGGGCTTCACCGTCCTGAAGATCAAGGTGGGCGCGGACGCCGCCGGTGACCTGGCCCGGGTCCGGGCGGTCCGGGCCGCGGCCGGACCGGACGCCCGGATCCGGCTCGACGCCAACCAGGGCTGGACCCCACGGGAGGCGGTCCGGGTCATCCGGGGAATCGAGGACGCCGGCCTGGACGTGGAACTGGTCGAACAACCCGTGTCCCGCTGGGACCTGGACGGGCTCGCCTGGGTCAGTGACCGGGTCACCGTCCCGATCCTCGCCGACGAGTCCGTCTTCGGGCTGCGCGACCTGGTCGCCGTGATCCAGCGGCGGGCCGCCGACCTGGTCAACGTGAAGCTGGCCAAGTGCGGCGGCCTCGGCGTCGCCCGTGGCCTGCTCGAACTCGCCGCAGCACACGGGATCGGCACCATCGTCGGCTCGATGATGGAGAGCCAGATCGGCGTCGGCGCCGCCGCCAGCCTGGTCGCCGCCTACGGCACCACCGCCGTCTCCGACCTGGACGCCGCCTGGTGGCTCGCCTCCTCGCCGGTACAGGGCGGCATCCGGTACGAGGACGCCTGCGTCCTGCTGCCCGACGCGCCCGGACTGGGCGTCAGCGGACTGCGCTGA
- a CDS encoding C40 family peptidase → MLQPGVALQAGQEAVVRVAVATLWAGPEAVRPVDEPALAPRTTDIPAWISAMTADQQVGDCVLSQLLLGERVLIEEIRPDGWARLIATEQPAAKLDPRGYPGWLPVEQLAAAPSAPAGTQPVVVDATATALHAAPDGDVVLPDVILGTRLTLAGPTRDGWSPVYAPGHDHPLWLPADHLAPIPNRPPSAVEVLAVATRLLDVVYLWGGVSAYGIDCSGLVHLAWRRFGVRLPRDADDQANATTPVPLGAERPGDLYLFARPGRNIHHIGIVTAEPGYGDNRRMLHASSSQRRVLEESLTEDRRATLVGVHRVGPCAE, encoded by the coding sequence ATGTTGCAACCTGGAGTGGCATTGCAGGCCGGCCAGGAGGCCGTGGTCCGGGTCGCCGTCGCGACCCTCTGGGCCGGCCCGGAGGCGGTCCGACCGGTGGACGAGCCGGCCCTCGCGCCCCGGACCACGGACATTCCGGCCTGGATCTCCGCGATGACCGCGGACCAACAGGTCGGCGACTGTGTGCTCAGCCAGTTGCTGCTCGGAGAACGGGTGCTGATCGAGGAGATCCGGCCGGACGGCTGGGCCCGCCTGATCGCAACCGAACAACCCGCCGCCAAACTCGACCCACGCGGCTATCCCGGCTGGTTGCCGGTGGAACAGCTCGCCGCCGCACCGAGCGCCCCGGCCGGCACCCAGCCGGTTGTGGTCGACGCCACGGCCACCGCGCTGCACGCCGCACCGGACGGCGACGTGGTGCTGCCCGACGTCATTCTCGGCACCCGGCTGACCCTGGCAGGCCCGACCCGCGACGGCTGGAGCCCGGTGTACGCCCCCGGCCACGACCACCCGCTCTGGCTGCCGGCCGACCACCTCGCCCCGATCCCGAACCGGCCGCCGAGCGCGGTCGAGGTGCTCGCGGTGGCGACCCGCCTGCTCGACGTCGTCTACCTGTGGGGCGGGGTGTCCGCGTACGGGATCGACTGCTCCGGGCTGGTGCACCTGGCCTGGCGCCGGTTCGGGGTACGGCTACCGCGCGACGCCGACGACCAGGCGAACGCCACCACACCCGTACCGCTGGGTGCGGAGCGCCCCGGCGACCTCTATCTCTTCGCCCGCCCCGGCCGCAACATCCACCACATAGGCATCGTCACCGCCGAACCCGGGTACGGCGACAACCGGCGGATGTTGCACGCCTCGTCCAGCCAGCGGCGGGTGCTGGAGGAGTCGCTCACCGAGGACCGGCGGGCCACCCTGGTCGGGGTGCACCGGGTCGGCCCCTGCGCCGAGTGA
- a CDS encoding TerC family protein, translating to MNVSTWVWVVTLVALGVVLAVDLLIIGRRPHEPSIRESSLWVGFYVALALLFGVGLWLTTDLSTAGEFYTGWLTEYSLSVDNLFVFVIIMGRFAVPRQYQQKVLLIGIVLALVMRGGFIAAGAALISQFSWVFYIFGAFLVYTAINFFRQGEPDEEEFKENVLIRWSRRALPITSDFAGGKLTVRENGRRMFTPLLIVMIAIGTTDLIFALDSIPAIFGITQNPYLVFTANVFALMGLRQLYFLLGGLLDRLVYLNIGLAVVLGFIGVKLVLEALADNNLPFINGGEHVGWAPHVPIWLSLVVILGTLGVATVASLIKSASDRRKQLAEAGH from the coding sequence TTGAACGTGTCCACCTGGGTGTGGGTCGTAACGCTGGTCGCGCTGGGCGTGGTGCTGGCAGTTGATCTGCTGATCATCGGGCGTCGGCCGCACGAGCCGAGCATCCGCGAGTCCAGTCTCTGGGTCGGCTTCTACGTCGCCCTGGCCCTGCTGTTCGGCGTGGGGCTCTGGCTGACCACGGATCTCTCCACGGCCGGCGAGTTCTACACCGGCTGGCTGACCGAGTACAGCCTCTCGGTCGACAACCTCTTCGTCTTCGTGATCATCATGGGCCGCTTCGCCGTACCCCGGCAGTATCAGCAGAAGGTGCTGCTCATCGGCATCGTGCTGGCGCTGGTGATGCGGGGCGGCTTCATCGCGGCCGGCGCGGCCCTGATTTCCCAGTTCTCCTGGGTCTTCTACATCTTCGGCGCGTTCCTGGTCTACACGGCGATCAACTTCTTCCGCCAGGGCGAGCCGGACGAGGAGGAGTTCAAGGAGAACGTGCTGATCCGGTGGAGCCGCCGGGCGCTGCCGATCACCTCGGACTTCGCCGGCGGCAAGCTGACCGTGCGGGAGAACGGGCGGCGCATGTTCACGCCGTTGCTGATCGTGATGATCGCGATCGGCACCACAGACCTGATCTTCGCGCTCGACTCCATCCCGGCGATCTTCGGGATCACCCAGAATCCGTACCTGGTGTTCACCGCGAACGTGTTCGCGCTGATGGGGCTGCGGCAGCTCTACTTCCTGCTCGGGGGGCTGCTCGACCGGCTGGTCTACCTCAACATCGGCCTCGCGGTGGTGCTCGGCTTCATCGGGGTCAAGCTGGTGCTGGAGGCGCTGGCCGACAACAACCTGCCGTTCATCAACGGCGGCGAGCACGTCGGCTGGGCGCCGCACGTACCGATCTGGCTCTCCCTGGTGGTCATCCTGGGCACGCTGGGCGTGGCCACCGTGGCCAGCCTGATCAAGTCGGCCAGCGACCGGCGCAAGCAACTCGCCGAGGCGGGTCACTAG
- a CDS encoding antibiotic biosynthesis monooxygenase family protein, whose product MVLEVALIEVVPGREDEFAVAYAEGHKVLASTPGVRSVRMTRGVESPSRFVLLVEWDSVAAHEENFRGTERFTIWRGLIGPFFAAPPVVEHFTDVPA is encoded by the coding sequence ATGGTGCTTGAGGTTGCGTTGATTGAGGTCGTCCCGGGGCGGGAGGACGAGTTTGCCGTCGCGTACGCCGAGGGCCACAAGGTTCTCGCCAGCACGCCCGGCGTCCGCTCGGTACGGATGACCCGGGGCGTGGAGTCGCCCTCCCGGTTCGTCCTGCTGGTCGAGTGGGACTCGGTGGCGGCGCACGAGGAGAACTTCCGCGGCACCGAACGATTCACCATCTGGCGCGGACTCATCGGCCCGTTCTTCGCCGCGCCCCCGGTGGTCGAGCACTTCACCGACGTACCGGCCTGA
- a CDS encoding DUF6745 domain-containing protein: MTTVTPQATPAPHIAPAPHTAPAPQTTPAPHTAPAPQTTPAPHTAPVSQTAPVSQTAAASRTAAGRPAASAAPATPDPAPPRVAGQSDESAARLARAADDWLARGLATEPADRPAAEAAVREAYAAASLAAPETVLWLGSPYAGALAAALLTQSSSGTAGPGGFGAAGSGGPSPSNDPLAEVGDTATRPTLPEVGDTATRRALAEVVAALRAQGYEPRPDAAGRSVRARLRTAPWAAARADAVARLGATGWATHWAAGGQRTWHLLSDRVVTPLRTRLTDELTDGVPAPFARRTRAALLDVVFGQHDAAWLSAFDNEPVLTSLASVAGAAGWWWPYERVVILTERPVRVERDNLGRLHHGDGPALLYPDGFGLHAWRGMPIPADVAAELPRLTVERIRAEGNAEVRRVMLEHFGYDRYLRDSFAKAIHRDEFGVLWRIELPQDEPLVMVEVVNATPEPDGTSRTYWLRVPPQTRTARGGVAWTFGLTEQEYAPLTQT; this comes from the coding sequence ATGACCACCGTGACACCGCAGGCCACCCCCGCGCCGCACATCGCCCCCGCGCCACACACCGCCCCCGCGCCGCAGACGACCCCGGCGCCACACACCGCCCCCGCGCCGCAGACGACCCCGGCGCCACACACCGCCCCCGTATCGCAGACCGCCCCCGTATCGCAGACCGCCGCTGCATCGCGGACCGCCGCCGGGCGGCCGGCCGCCTCGGCAGCACCGGCGACACCGGACCCGGCGCCGCCGCGAGTCGCCGGGCAGTCCGACGAGAGCGCCGCCCGGCTGGCCCGCGCTGCCGACGACTGGCTGGCCCGTGGCCTGGCCACCGAGCCGGCGGACCGGCCGGCCGCCGAGGCCGCCGTCCGGGAGGCGTACGCCGCAGCCAGCCTGGCCGCGCCCGAAACGGTGCTCTGGCTGGGCTCCCCGTACGCCGGGGCGCTCGCGGCGGCCCTCCTGACCCAATCTTCCTCCGGCACCGCCGGACCCGGCGGGTTCGGGGCCGCCGGGTCCGGCGGGCCCTCCCCCTCCAACGATCCGCTGGCCGAGGTCGGCGACACCGCGACCCGCCCAACCCTGCCCGAGGTCGGCGACACCGCGACCCGCCGAGCCCTGGCCGAGGTGGTGGCGGCGCTGCGGGCACAGGGATACGAGCCCCGCCCGGACGCCGCCGGGCGCTCGGTGCGGGCCCGGCTGCGTACGGCACCCTGGGCGGCGGCGCGGGCCGACGCGGTCGCCCGGCTCGGCGCGACCGGCTGGGCGACCCACTGGGCGGCCGGCGGGCAACGCACCTGGCACCTGCTCAGCGACCGGGTGGTCACCCCGCTACGCACCCGGCTCACCGACGAGCTGACCGACGGGGTGCCGGCCCCGTTCGCCCGCCGCACTCGGGCCGCCCTGCTCGACGTGGTGTTCGGCCAGCACGACGCGGCCTGGCTGAGTGCGTTCGACAACGAGCCGGTGCTGACCTCGCTGGCCTCGGTGGCCGGCGCGGCCGGCTGGTGGTGGCCGTACGAGCGGGTGGTGATCCTGACCGAGCGGCCGGTGCGGGTCGAACGGGACAACCTCGGCCGGCTGCACCACGGGGACGGGCCGGCGCTGCTCTACCCGGACGGTTTCGGCCTGCACGCCTGGCGGGGCATGCCGATCCCGGCCGACGTCGCCGCCGAGCTACCCCGGCTGACCGTGGAGCGGATCCGGGCCGAGGGCAACGCCGAGGTACGGCGGGTGATGCTGGAGCACTTCGGCTACGACCGCTACCTGCGCGACAGCTTCGCGAAGGCGATCCACCGCGACGAGTTCGGGGTGCTGTGGCGGATCGAGCTGCCGCAGGACGAGCCGTTGGTGATGGTCGAGGTGGTCAACGCGACCCCGGAGCCGGACGGCACCAGCCGCACCTACTGGCTGCGGGTGCCGCCGCAGACGCGTACGGCGCGGGGCGGGGTGGCGTGGACCTTCGGTCTGACCGAGCAGGAGTACGCCCCGCTCACCCAGACCTGA